The following coding sequences are from one Solea solea chromosome 4, fSolSol10.1, whole genome shotgun sequence window:
- the vamp2 gene encoding vesicle-associated membrane protein 2: MSAPAGAPAPEGGNQPPNLTSNRRLQQTQAQVDEVVDIMRVNVDKVLERDQKLSELDDRADALQAGASQFETSAAKLKNKYWWKNAKMMIILGVICVIVLIVIIVYFST, from the exons AT GTCTGCCCCAGCTGGAGCCCCTGCACCAGAGGGAGGGAATCAGCCCCCCAACCTCACCAGCAACCGCCGTCTGCAGCAGACACAGGCACAAGTGGATGAG GTGGTGGATATCATGCGTGTAAACGTGGACAAGGTTCTGGAGCGTGATCAGAAGCTGTCAGAACTGGACGACAGGGCTGACGCCCTGCAGGCTGGAGCATCTCAGTTTGAGACTAGCGCTGCAAAACTGAAGAATAAATACTGGTGGAAGAATGCCAAG ATGATGATTATCCTGGGAGTGATATGCGTGATTGTCCTCATCGTCATTATTG tgtactTCAGCACCTAA
- the pcolcea gene encoding procollagen C-endopeptidase enhancer a gives MMHGGSFWGVSLFLSLTLGWTRAQQTNYTRPVFYCGGDLVSDSGFVGSEGFPSSYKPNSKCTWRITVPEGNVVMLTFRIFDLEADALCRYDYLDVYNGHSNLVQKLGRFCGTFRPGALISTTNTMMLEMVSDGETQARGFVAYFSGTKPYVDDQQFCGGKITKAQGEITTPNWPDKKYPLGSSCSWLITVEPDMVIQVKFDKFVLEADTYCRFDYVAFYNGGEKHDSHLIGKYCGDRTPEPFLSKSNVLLVQFVSDLSVPSDGFLAHYTSVPRGSQITAVDSGAGTRAIPRKPAVKPQRPVETVKPPVPTPKYVPPPPPEPTERPKPVKPVRTRGQDSTGQDRRPVVPRPNGKRPVAQNPLCAKACKRDGTIKTSFCASEFVITGKVTSLAPGPRGTLNVGISIIRTYKAGRMIIAQVGEAMSVKLVSQCKKCPLFRRGGDYIIMGQVDEDGQGTLHHGAFTAPYKAPHHKLLTNIQNQPC, from the exons ATGATGCACGGAGGCAGCTTCTGGGGTGTTTCCTTGTTCCTGTCCCTGACTTTAGGATGGACGAGGGCTCAGCAGACCAATTACACCAG GCCTGTCTTCTATTGTGGAGGCGACCTGGTTTCAGACTCAGGCTTTGTTGGCAGTGAAGGTTTCCCGAGCTCCTACAAACCCAACAGCAAATGCACCTGGCGTATCACT GTACCCGAGGGAAACGTGGTCATGCTCACCTTCCGCATTTTCGACCTGGAGGCCGACGCGCTGTGTCGTTATGACTATCTCGATGTTTACAATGGCCATTCCAACCTGGTGCAAAAACTGGGTCGCTTCTGTGGAACGTTCCGGCCCGGCGCTCTCATTTCGACCACAAACACCATGATGTTAGAGATGGTGTCGGACGGGGAGACTCAGGCGAGAGGGTTCGTGGCTTATTTCAGTGGAACCAAACCATATGTGGATG ACCAACAGTTCTGTGGCGGGAAGATAACAAAAGCCCAGGGAGAGATCACAACGCCCAACTGGCCAGACAAGAAATACCCGCTGGGATCCAGCTGCTCATGGCTCATCACCGTGGAGCCCGATATG GTAATCCAAGTGAAGTTCGATAAGTTCGTCCTGGAGGCCGACACCTATTGTCGGTTCGACTACGTGGCGTTCTACAATGGCGGAGAGAAACACGATTCGCACCTGATTGGAAAATACTGTGGTGATCGGACCCCAGA ACCATTTCTTAGCAAAAGCAACGTGCTCCTGGTCCAGTTTGTGTCCGACCTCAGTGTCCCATCCGACGGATTCCTTGCCCACTACACCAGCGTCCCTCGTGGTTCTCAGATCACAGCGGTTGACTCGGGAGCTGGAACGAGAGCCATCCCCCGAAAACCTGCAGTGAAACCCCAACGTCCAGTAGAGACTGTGAAGCCTCCTGTACCCACCCCCAAGTATGTACCACCTCCACCCCCTGAGCCCACCGAGAGACCTAAACCAGTCAAGCCTGTGAGGACCCGCGGACAAGACAGCACAGGCCAGGACAGGAGGCCGGTAGTCCCAAGGCCAAATGGAAAGAGGcctg TGGCTCAAAATCCACTGTGTGCCAAAGCCTGTAAAAGAGATGGAACCATCAAGACCAGTTTCTGTGCCAGTGAATTTG TGATAACTGGGAAGGTGACCTCTCTGGCCCCTGGACCCCGTGGGACCCTCAATGTTGGCATCTCCATTATTAGGACTTACAAGGCAGGTCGAATGATAATAGCACAAGTGGGAGAAGCCATGTCCGTGAAgctggtgtcgcagtgcaagaAGTGCCCATTGTTCCGAAGAG GCGGCGACTACATTATCATGGGTCAGGTGGACGAGGACGGACAGGGTACCCTGCATCATGGTGCATTCACAGCTCCCTACAAAGCCCCACATCACAAACTTTTAACAAATATCCAAAACCAGCCGTGTTAA